The proteins below come from a single Corylus avellana chromosome ca3, CavTom2PMs-1.0 genomic window:
- the LOC132175793 gene encoding aldehyde oxidase GLOX-like, producing MIITSKSLYSSGQGAMMAGKIIAVLFPLMATCSMFLSSAWSYEGEWKLMEKSIGISAMHMALLPSDRIIAFDRTNMGPSNITLSDGRCLHISKTIDCFAHSVEFDPAVGKVRPLTIFTDTWCSSGALSADGVLVQSGGYGDGDRVVRYFKPCADCDWGEDPSGLSTRRWYASNQVLPNGKIIVVGGKAEFSYEFIPKSSKSDQTLYQLPFLKETMYSSMVPNNLYPFLHLSPDGNLFVFANDRAILLDYVNDKVLRSYPILPGGFSRNYPSTGSSALLPLKLSNGGTPDAEVVVCGGTLPNSNVKANAGVFLPAAKTCGRLVINAENPEWEMEEMPLNRVMGDMILLPTGDVLIINGAAKGTAGWEVATEPVLNPVLYRPNKPRINDSVTRFEVLSASKIPRLYHSSAHLLSDGRVLVGGSNPHRNYNFTTLYPTDLSLEAFSPPYLAAGKSRPSISWVKPGAELVYNQRVSLGFYSAEKGDLEKTYVTMVAPSFTTHSFAMNQRLLVLALDRVSETSSGSFVVEGNAPATAAVAPPGYYLLFVVHGGVPSNGTWVHIKH from the coding sequence atgatcatcacaagcaaGTCCTTGTATTCATCAGGCCAGGGTGCAATGATGGCAGGAAAAATCATAGCAGTATTATTCCCACTAATGGCAACCTGTTCAATGTTCTTGAGTTCGGCTTGGAGCTACGAGGGCGAATGGAAATTGATGGAGAAAAGCATTGGAATTTCAGCAATGCACATGGCATTGTTGCCAAGTGATCGAATCATTGCGTTCGACAGAACAAACATGGGTCCTTCCAATATCACCTTATCAGATGGGAGGTGCCTACATATTTCAAAAACCATCGACTGCTTCGCTCATTCCGTGGAATTCGATCCTGCTGTCGGCAAAGTCCGACCGCTCACAATTTTCACCGACACATGGTGTTCTTCCGGCGCATTGTCTGCAGATGGCGTCCTAGTGCAGAGCGGCGGGTACGGCGACGGCGATCGGGTTGTTCGGTATTTCAAGCCATGTGCAGATTGTGATTGGGGAGAGGATCCGAGTGGTTTAAGCACACGAAGATGGTATGCGTCGAATCAAGTTTTACCAAACGGGAAAATCATTGTTGTTGGCGGCAAAGCTGAATTCTCGTACGAATTTATCCCAAAGAGCTCGAAATCCGATCAAACACTTTACCAGCTTCCTTTCCTTAAAGAAACCATGTATTCTAGTATGGTTCCCAACAATCTCTACCCTTTTCTACACCTCTCTCCGGACGGAAATCTTTTCGTTTTCGCAAACGACCGTGCAATTCTTCTCGACTATGTAAACGACAAGGTTCTTAGAAGCTATCCGATTTTGCCTGGTGGGTTTTCAAGGAACTATCCCAGCACTGGGTCTTCAGCACTTCTCCCGTTAAAACTCTCAAACGGCGGTACCCCAGATGCTGAGGTTGTCGTTTGTGGTGGGACATTGCCGAATTCGAATGTCAAAGCCAACGCCGGAGTGTTTCTTCCGGCGGCTAAAACGTGCGGTCGGTTGGTTATCAATGCGGAAAATCCGGAATGGGAAATGGAAGAAATGCCGTTGAATAGAGTGATGGGTGATATGATCCTGCTGCCGACAGGAGACGTGTTGATCATAAATGGCGCGGCAAAGGGAACCGCCGGTTGGGAAGTAGCGACAGAACCGGTTCTGAACCCGGTTCTTTACCGGCCTAATAAGCCTAGAATTAACGACAGTGTTACGAGGTTCGAGGTTTTGAGCGCCAGCAAAATCCCACGTCTCTATCATTCCTCCGCACATTTGCTCTCCGACGGTCGGGTTTTGGTCGGAGGGAGTAACCCTCACAGAAACTACAACTTCACAACACTCTATCCAACTGATTTAAGCCTCGAAGCCTTCTCTCCGCCGTATTTGGCAGCCGGTAAATCTCGGCCGTCCATCTCTTGGGTGAAGCCTGGTGCAGAGCTTGTTTATAACCAGAGAGTTTCCTTAGGGTTTTACTCGGCGGAAAAAGGTGACCTTGAGAAGACGTACGTGACAATGGTGGCTCCATCGTTTACTACACACTCCTTTGCCATGAACCAGAGGCTGCTGGTTTTAGCTCTTGACCGAGTGAGTGAAACATCTTCCGGGAGCTTTGTGGTTGAAGGCAATGCTCCGGCCACCGCAGCGGTGGCGCCGCCAGGTTACTATCTTCTGTTTGTGGTCCATGGTGGTGTTCCTAGTAATGGGACGTGGGTCCATATCAAGCACTAG